One region of Streptomyces subrutilus genomic DNA includes:
- a CDS encoding aldehyde dehydrogenase family protein, which yields MSEQNTIYTAGTWRSAASGASREVLDPADASVLAVVAEGGTADVDAAVRAARAAFDSGPWPGTPVAERAAVLRRTADLLQRDRERIGLLESRDAGKTLEEGRVDVDCVVDAFRYFADLVIGEGAGRVVDAGSPDVHSVVVHEPVGVCALITPWNYPLLQASWKIAPALAAGNTFVVKPSEITPLTTVALIELLAEAGLPAGVANLVTGAGDPVGARLASHPDVDLVSFTGGLASGTKVMRAAADTVKKVALELGGKNPNVVFADACATEEGFDTAVDQALNAAFMHSGQVCSAGSRLIIEESLSERFVAELARRAEKIRLGRGTDPGVECGPMVSAAQRERTESYVASALAEGAVLRAGGERPEGPGYFYRPTVLDRCHRGMRVVREEVFGPVLTVETFRTEDEAVALANDTEYGLAGGVWTADQGRARRVAGRLRHGTVWINDFHPYLPQAEWGGFGKSGVGRELGPSGLAEYRETKHVYQNLAPRPVRWFAG from the coding sequence GTGTCGGAGCAGAACACCATCTACACAGCCGGGACTTGGCGGTCCGCAGCCTCTGGAGCGTCCCGGGAGGTCCTGGATCCGGCGGATGCCTCCGTCCTCGCCGTGGTCGCGGAGGGCGGTACCGCCGATGTCGACGCGGCCGTGCGCGCCGCACGGGCCGCCTTCGACAGCGGGCCGTGGCCGGGCACTCCGGTCGCCGAGCGCGCGGCGGTCCTGCGCCGCACCGCCGACCTGCTCCAGCGGGACCGCGAGCGCATCGGGCTCCTGGAGAGCCGGGACGCGGGCAAGACCCTCGAAGAGGGCCGGGTGGACGTGGACTGCGTCGTGGACGCCTTCCGCTACTTCGCCGACCTGGTCATCGGTGAGGGCGCGGGCCGGGTCGTGGACGCCGGCTCGCCCGACGTCCACAGTGTCGTCGTCCACGAACCGGTCGGGGTGTGCGCTCTGATCACTCCGTGGAACTACCCTCTGCTCCAGGCCAGTTGGAAGATCGCTCCGGCTCTGGCGGCGGGGAACACCTTCGTGGTCAAGCCCAGTGAGATCACCCCGCTCACCACGGTCGCCCTCATCGAACTGCTGGCGGAGGCGGGCCTGCCCGCCGGAGTCGCCAACCTCGTCACCGGCGCCGGCGATCCGGTCGGCGCCCGCCTCGCCTCCCATCCCGATGTCGACCTGGTGTCCTTCACCGGTGGACTCGCGAGCGGTACGAAGGTCATGCGCGCGGCCGCCGACACGGTCAAGAAGGTCGCCCTCGAACTCGGCGGGAAGAACCCCAACGTCGTCTTCGCCGACGCCTGCGCCACCGAGGAGGGCTTCGACACCGCCGTCGACCAGGCCCTCAACGCCGCCTTCATGCACAGCGGCCAGGTGTGCTCGGCCGGCTCGCGCCTGATCATCGAGGAGTCGCTGAGCGAGCGCTTCGTGGCCGAACTCGCCCGCCGCGCCGAGAAGATCCGCCTCGGCCGCGGCACCGACCCGGGCGTCGAATGCGGCCCGATGGTCTCCGCCGCCCAGCGGGAGCGCACCGAGTCCTACGTCGCCTCCGCGCTCGCCGAGGGCGCCGTACTGCGCGCCGGGGGCGAACGGCCCGAAGGGCCCGGCTACTTCTACCGCCCGACCGTCCTCGACCGCTGCCACCGCGGCATGCGCGTCGTGCGCGAGGAGGTCTTCGGGCCGGTCCTGACGGTCGAGACCTTCCGTACCGAGGACGAGGCGGTCGCGCTCGCCAACGACACCGAGTACGGGCTCGCCGGCGGGGTCTGGACGGCGGACCAGGGCCGCGCCCGCCGCGTCGCGGGCCGGCTGCGCCACGGCACCGTCTGGATCAACGACTTCCACCCGTACCTGCCGCAGGCCGAGTGGGGCGGCTTCGGGAAGTCCGGCGTCGGACGCGAACTCGGCCCGTCGGGCCTGGCCGAGTACCGCGAGACCAAGCACGTGTACCAGAACCTCGCCCCGCGCCCCGTGCGCTGGTTCGCGGGCTGA
- a CDS encoding ClC family H(+)/Cl(-) exchange transporter, giving the protein MYLVAAVAGCLVGLVGGSFRWCLVRAEELYTSLLVASERLGGPALLLPVLVTAAGAAIACAIARRMPSAAGSGIQEVEAVWRGERTPPTLWLVPARFAGGVIAMGSGLLLGREGPTVHMGAVIGAEAGRRTRMSAQDVTLLHTSLAGAGLAVAFTAPLGGILFVFEEVTKTVRPRLVLLAVIGTAAAVACSGLIVGSRAVLPVPAVAGPPMALLPAFLLFGAATGVLGAGYNRLVVGMLSSCDRVRRVGPVARAALIGAVVGLLLCADPLLGGGGEQLNERVLGGGIPAVAVLAGYCVVRFVAGPLSYAAGAPGGLFAPLLALGAVWGALVHGLALPLLPDGGSSAVPFVIAGMAAMFSAAVRAPVTGIVLTVEITGSTTLLVPLLLACFAATLTADRMGSTPVYDSLRLRMSGTGTP; this is encoded by the coding sequence GTGTACCTCGTCGCGGCCGTCGCGGGCTGCCTCGTCGGGCTGGTCGGCGGAAGCTTCCGGTGGTGCCTCGTACGGGCCGAGGAGCTGTACACATCGCTGCTGGTCGCCTCGGAGCGGCTGGGCGGACCCGCCCTGCTGCTTCCGGTGCTGGTCACGGCCGCGGGTGCCGCGATCGCGTGCGCGATCGCCCGGCGGATGCCCTCGGCCGCCGGGAGCGGCATCCAGGAGGTCGAGGCCGTGTGGCGCGGGGAGCGGACCCCGCCGACGCTGTGGCTGGTGCCGGCCAGGTTCGCGGGCGGGGTGATCGCCATGGGCTCCGGCCTGCTGCTCGGGCGGGAGGGCCCGACGGTGCACATGGGGGCGGTGATCGGGGCGGAGGCGGGGCGCCGTACGCGGATGAGCGCGCAGGACGTCACCCTGCTGCACACCTCGCTCGCCGGAGCGGGGCTCGCCGTCGCCTTCACCGCGCCGCTCGGGGGCATCCTGTTCGTCTTCGAGGAAGTGACCAAGACGGTCAGGCCGCGTCTGGTGCTCCTCGCGGTGATCGGCACCGCCGCGGCCGTCGCGTGCTCCGGGCTCATCGTCGGCAGCCGGGCCGTCCTCCCGGTCCCCGCCGTCGCCGGCCCCCCGATGGCCCTCCTGCCCGCTTTTCTGCTGTTCGGGGCCGCCACGGGCGTCCTCGGGGCGGGCTACAACCGTCTCGTGGTCGGGATGCTCTCCTCCTGCGACCGGGTGCGACGGGTCGGGCCGGTCGCCCGGGCCGCCCTGATCGGGGCCGTCGTGGGCCTGCTGCTCTGCGCCGATCCGCTGCTGGGCGGAGGCGGGGAGCAGCTGAACGAGCGGGTGCTGGGCGGCGGCATCCCGGCGGTCGCGGTGCTCGCGGGGTACTGCGTGGTCCGGTTCGTCGCCGGGCCGCTCAGTTACGCCGCCGGAGCTCCGGGCGGCCTGTTCGCCCCCCTGCTGGCGCTGGGAGCCGTGTGGGGGGCGCTCGTGCACGGGCTCGCGCTGCCGCTCCTGCCGGACGGGGGTTCCTCCGCCGTGCCCTTCGTGATCGCCGGCATGGCGGCGATGTTCTCCGCGGCCGTCCGGGCTCCCGTCACCGGCATCGTACTCACCGTCGAGATCACGGGTTCCACCACGCTGCTCGTTCCGCTGCTCCTCGCCTGTTTCGCCGCGACGCTGACCGCGGACCGGATGGGGAGCACGCCGGTCTACGACAGCCTGCGCCTGCGCATGTCGGGCACGGGCACGCCCTGA